Proteins encoded in a region of the Mycobacterium branderi genome:
- a CDS encoding class I SAM-dependent methyltransferase, with product MTRSERDSWDLASSVGATATMVAAARALATRAEPPLIDDPFAEPLVRAVGIDYFVRLLDGEIASGDPALPVDPRHVVTNIAVRTRFFDDFFTAAANDGVRQAVILAAGLDTRAYRLPWPDGTVVFELDQPAVVDFKSATLSKLGAQPSAERRTVPVDLREDWPVALRANGFDESKPTAWIAEGLLLYLPPEAQDRLFDIITALSAPGSRLATEYHPDGGAAMAERSKTMAPHWREHGLDLDLSELVYHGERKAVPDYLAAHNWTIATSSRAELLSSYGLELPDDAASAPMRNTVAVTALLG from the coding sequence ATGACACGCTCGGAACGCGACAGCTGGGATCTGGCGTCGAGCGTGGGTGCGACGGCGACGATGGTCGCCGCCGCCCGGGCGTTGGCGACGCGCGCCGAGCCCCCGCTGATCGACGATCCGTTCGCCGAGCCGCTGGTGCGGGCGGTGGGCATCGATTACTTCGTCCGCCTGCTCGACGGCGAGATCGCTTCGGGCGACCCCGCTCTGCCGGTGGATCCGCGCCACGTCGTCACGAACATCGCCGTGCGCACAAGGTTTTTCGACGACTTCTTCACCGCGGCGGCCAACGACGGTGTGCGGCAGGCGGTGATCCTGGCAGCCGGGTTGGACACCCGGGCCTACCGGTTGCCGTGGCCGGACGGCACGGTCGTCTTCGAGCTGGACCAGCCCGCGGTCGTCGACTTCAAGTCGGCGACGCTGTCGAAGCTGGGCGCCCAGCCGAGTGCCGAGCGGCGAACGGTGCCGGTCGATCTGCGGGAGGATTGGCCGGTTGCCTTGCGGGCCAACGGCTTTGACGAGAGCAAGCCGACAGCGTGGATCGCCGAGGGCCTGCTGTTGTACTTGCCGCCGGAGGCGCAGGACCGGCTGTTCGACATCATCACCGCGCTCAGCGCACCTGGCAGCCGGCTGGCCACCGAGTACCACCCCGACGGCGGCGCGGCGATGGCCGAGCGCAGCAAGACGATGGCACCGCACTGGCGGGAACACGGGTTGGACCTCGACCTGTCCGAGCTGGTGTATCACGGCGAGCGCAAGGCCGTGCCGGACTACCTGGCCGCGCACAACTGGACGATCGCTACCAGCAGCCGCGCAGAGCTGTTGAGCAGCTACGGCCTCGAGCTGCCCGACGACGCCGCGTCGGCGCCGATGCGCAACACCGTCGCGGTCACCGCCTTGTTGGGCTAG
- a CDS encoding xylulokinase encodes MSREEVTLGIDIGSTAVKAVAADENGRVIARARIPHQLRVPAPDRLEHDADEAWRRGPLAALDRLARPDAKAAAVSAMVPSLTAVDSTGRPITPGLLYGDGRGRVVVAGDASFPPTGEAAEFLRWTAAEAPDAAGYWPAPAVANHALAGDAVVDFATAYTTLPLFDGTGWNEQACTDCGATVDRMPRVDAPGAAAGKVRHTDTVLAVGAIDALCEQLVAGADQEGDVLVLCGTTLIVWVTISEHRQVPGLWTIPHTAAGKSQIGGPSNAGGLFLGWVDRLLAPADPAAVEPRRVPVWSPYVRGERVPYHDPDRRAVLDGLDLTHDAAALRRAAYEASGFVVRQLVERSGAPVSRIVAAGGGTRVAPWMQAIADATGRPVQVSAVAEGAALGAAFLARMAVGLESSMTDAARWAGIERVIEPDRAWESATDDRYHRFLELAERPSLALD; translated from the coding sequence GTGTCACGCGAAGAGGTCACACTCGGCATCGACATCGGCAGCACCGCCGTCAAGGCCGTGGCCGCCGACGAGAACGGCCGGGTCATCGCGCGGGCACGCATTCCGCACCAACTGCGCGTCCCCGCCCCGGACCGGCTGGAGCACGACGCCGACGAGGCGTGGCGGCGCGGCCCACTGGCCGCGCTGGACCGGCTGGCGCGGCCTGACGCAAAAGCCGCCGCGGTGTCGGCGATGGTGCCGTCGCTGACCGCCGTCGATTCCACGGGCCGGCCGATTACGCCCGGGCTGCTGTACGGCGACGGCCGCGGGCGGGTAGTTGTCGCCGGCGATGCGTCGTTCCCGCCGACCGGGGAAGCGGCCGAGTTCCTGCGCTGGACAGCCGCCGAGGCGCCCGACGCGGCCGGCTACTGGCCGGCCCCGGCGGTGGCCAACCACGCGCTGGCCGGCGACGCGGTAGTCGACTTCGCCACCGCCTACACCACCCTTCCGTTGTTCGACGGCACCGGCTGGAACGAACAGGCATGCACGGACTGCGGCGCGACCGTCGACCGGATGCCGCGGGTGGATGCCCCGGGCGCGGCGGCCGGCAAGGTGCGCCACACGGACACGGTGCTGGCGGTCGGGGCGATCGACGCGTTGTGCGAGCAACTGGTGGCCGGCGCCGACCAGGAGGGCGACGTGCTGGTGCTGTGCGGCACGACGCTGATCGTCTGGGTGACCATTTCCGAACACCGGCAGGTGCCGGGCCTGTGGACCATCCCGCACACTGCCGCCGGCAAGAGTCAGATCGGCGGCCCCAGCAATGCCGGCGGGCTGTTCCTCGGCTGGGTGGACCGTCTTCTTGCGCCGGCAGACCCCGCGGCGGTCGAGCCACGACGGGTGCCGGTGTGGTCGCCGTATGTGCGTGGCGAGCGCGTGCCTTACCACGACCCGGACCGACGGGCGGTGCTCGACGGGCTGGACCTCACCCACGACGCCGCCGCGCTGCGCCGGGCTGCCTACGAGGCGTCGGGTTTCGTCGTGCGGCAGCTTGTCGAGCGCAGCGGCGCGCCGGTGTCGCGCATCGTGGCCGCCGGCGGCGGTACCCGGGTCGCGCCATGGATGCAGGCCATCGCCGACGCGACCGGTCGGCCGGTTCAGGTGTCGGCGGTCGCGGAAGGTGCGGCGCTGGGAGCGGCGTTCCTGGCGCGAATGGCCGTCGGGCTGGAGTCGTCGATGACCGACGCCGCTCGGTGGGCGGGCATCGAGCGTGTCATCGAACCCGACCGGGCGTGGGAGAGCGCGACCGACGACCGCTACCACCGGTTTTTGGAATTGGCCGAACGGCCATCGCTTGCGTTGGACTGA
- a CDS encoding NAD(P)-dependent oxidoreductase: MAVVTRALVTAPLRGEGFDKLRRLADVVYDPWIDQRPLRIYGAEQLADRISAERADVVVVEGDSVSGPVFELGLQAIASTRGDPNNVDVAGATAAGIPVLFTPGRNADAVAEMTLALLFACTRHVLTADADVRAGEVFRDGTIPYQRFRAWELAGLTAGLVGLGAVGRAVQWRLAGLGLRVIAYDPYNDEARHDLDELLAEADIVSLHAPVTEETTGLIGAKQFAAMRDGVVFVNTARAQLHDTDALVAALRSGKVAVAGLDHFVGEWLPVDHPLVGMPNVVLTPHIGGATWNTEARQAQMVADDLEALFAGRRPVHIVNPEVLSS; encoded by the coding sequence TTGGCAGTCGTGACGCGTGCTTTGGTGACGGCGCCGCTGCGTGGCGAGGGATTCGACAAGTTGCGGCGGCTGGCCGACGTGGTCTACGACCCGTGGATCGATCAGCGGCCATTGCGTATTTATGGCGCCGAGCAACTCGCCGATCGGATTTCGGCTGAACGCGCCGATGTCGTTGTGGTGGAAGGTGATTCGGTCAGCGGTCCGGTATTCGAGCTGGGGCTGCAGGCGATCGCCTCCACGCGCGGGGATCCCAACAACGTCGACGTCGCCGGCGCCACCGCCGCCGGGATACCGGTCCTATTCACGCCTGGCCGCAACGCCGACGCCGTCGCGGAGATGACACTAGCGCTGCTGTTCGCCTGTACACGCCATGTGCTGACCGCCGACGCCGACGTGCGGGCCGGGGAAGTGTTCCGGGACGGCACAATTCCTTACCAGCGATTCCGGGCCTGGGAACTGGCCGGCTTGACTGCCGGGCTGGTCGGTCTGGGCGCGGTCGGGCGCGCGGTGCAGTGGCGGCTGGCCGGGCTGGGGTTGCGGGTCATCGCCTACGACCCGTACAACGACGAGGCCCGCCACGACCTCGACGAACTGCTCGCCGAGGCCGACATCGTGTCGCTGCACGCGCCGGTCACCGAGGAGACAACCGGGCTGATCGGCGCCAAGCAGTTCGCGGCCATGCGCGACGGCGTGGTGTTTGTGAACACCGCGCGGGCGCAGCTGCACGACACCGACGCTCTGGTCGCGGCGCTGCGCAGCGGCAAGGTCGCCGTGGCCGGCCTGGATCACTTTGTCGGGGAATGGCTGCCGGTCGACCATCCATTGGTGGGCATGCCGAATGTGGTGCTCACGCCACACATCGGGGGCGCGACGTGGAACACTGAGGCGCGGCAGGCCCAGATGGTCGCCGACGATTTGGAAGCACTGTTTGCGGGCCGTCGTCCCGTGCACATCGTCAATCCGGAGGTGTTGTCCTCGTGA
- a CDS encoding L-fuculose-phosphate aldolase has translation MRFVDNPEAAVLAAAKDMLRRGLVEGTAGNISARREDGNLVITPSSVDYAEMTLDDLVLVDPDGEVLHAAEGRSPSTEMKLHLACYKAFDDIGAVIHSHPVWATMFAIAHQPIPACIDEFAVYCGGDIRCTEYAASGTPDVGANAVKALEGRAAALIANHGMVAVGPRPDKALHVTALVERTAQIVWGAKALGGPVPIPEDVNAGFAGIYTYLRANPM, from the coding sequence GTGAGATTCGTAGACAATCCGGAGGCCGCCGTACTGGCCGCGGCCAAAGACATGCTGCGACGCGGGTTGGTCGAGGGGACGGCGGGCAACATCTCGGCGCGACGGGAGGACGGCAACCTGGTCATCACTCCGTCGTCGGTCGACTACGCCGAGATGACGCTGGACGACCTGGTGCTGGTCGACCCCGACGGCGAGGTGCTGCACGCCGCCGAGGGCCGCTCCCCGTCGACGGAGATGAAACTGCACCTGGCGTGTTACAAGGCATTCGACGACATCGGCGCTGTCATACACAGCCACCCTGTGTGGGCGACGATGTTTGCCATTGCGCACCAACCGATTCCGGCCTGTATCGACGAGTTCGCCGTCTACTGCGGCGGGGACATCCGCTGCACCGAGTACGCGGCATCCGGTACGCCCGACGTCGGCGCCAACGCGGTGAAGGCGTTGGAGGGCCGGGCGGCCGCGCTGATCGCCAACCACGGCATGGTGGCGGTCGGCCCGCGGCCGGACAAGGCGCTGCACGTCACCGCACTGGTCGAACGCACCGCGCAAATCGTCTGGGGCGCAAAAGCTCTCGGCGGTCCTGTGCCGATCCCCGAGGACGTCAACGCAGGCTTCGCGGGCATCTATACGTATCTGCGGGCGAACCCGATGTAG
- a CDS encoding helix-turn-helix transcriptional regulator: MTAAARLVRHRAGVPVYAYRADMDTPPVSVVRGGRDDLLEHGRHIHDFPALWYSGAAGLVYVVAAGQVIDPARVRRTDGVGVFFDPAALGGDGRSPWPAWRTHPLLFPFLHGQSGALLELTVPAARRPVWDVTIGSIETELTSRQEGYRQAVLAHLTLLLIDLARLAGDVVGDLRRSGEPLLAEVFAVIDRRYGEPLSLRDVASELGMTPGHLTTVVRRRTGRTVQEWIIERRMAEARSLLTDTDLPVATVAGRVGIVDPGYFARLFRRTHGTSPRSWRAAVG; the protein is encoded by the coding sequence ATGACCGCAGCAGCTCGGCTTGTTCGCCACCGCGCCGGAGTGCCGGTCTACGCATACCGGGCCGACATGGACACGCCGCCGGTGTCGGTGGTCCGGGGCGGGCGCGACGACCTGCTCGAACATGGCCGCCACATTCACGACTTCCCGGCGCTGTGGTACTCGGGTGCTGCGGGCCTGGTCTACGTCGTGGCGGCGGGCCAGGTGATCGACCCAGCACGAGTGCGCCGCACCGATGGCGTCGGCGTGTTCTTCGACCCAGCCGCGCTGGGCGGCGACGGGCGATCTCCGTGGCCGGCGTGGCGGACGCACCCGCTGCTGTTCCCGTTCCTGCATGGACAGTCCGGCGCATTGCTGGAGCTGACGGTGCCCGCGGCGCGCCGGCCGGTATGGGACGTGACGATCGGGTCCATCGAGACTGAGCTGACCAGCCGGCAGGAGGGTTATCGGCAGGCGGTGCTGGCGCATCTGACACTGCTGCTGATCGATCTGGCACGGCTGGCCGGCGACGTCGTGGGCGATCTGCGGCGCAGCGGTGAACCGCTGCTGGCCGAGGTGTTCGCGGTGATCGACCGGCGCTACGGCGAGCCGCTGTCGCTGCGCGATGTCGCGTCGGAGCTCGGGATGACGCCGGGGCACCTGACGACGGTCGTGCGCCGCCGCACCGGGCGCACCGTGCAAGAGTGGATCATCGAGCGCCGCATGGCCGAAGCCCGCAGCTTGCTGACCGACACCGACCTTCCGGTGGCCACCGTCGCCGGGCGGGTGGGGATCGTCGACCCCGGGTATTTCGCCAGGCTGTTCCGCCGGACGCACGGCACTTCGCCCCGCAGCTGGCGGGCCGCCGTAGGATGA
- a CDS encoding class I SAM-dependent methyltransferase: MTKHRLHRLLDNHRDYLPAAGRDIFLPGYDLISRLLGMTKVHDTLIGQAELDDNQRVLEIGCGTGNVVLQAKRGHPGIELVGCDPDPRALTRARRKAQELSGIRFDQGYAQQLPYPDGEFDRVLSSMMLHHLPDDVKADAAAEVFRVLRPGGRFHVVDIGGDMTARYGLGARRMLRSSHIAGNLGDAIPRLLSAAGFDCREVASHRHRFVGRLTYYRATRPSR; the protein is encoded by the coding sequence ATGACCAAACATCGTCTACATCGACTCCTTGACAATCACCGCGATTACCTACCCGCGGCCGGCCGCGACATCTTCCTTCCCGGTTACGACCTCATCTCCCGGCTGCTCGGCATGACCAAGGTCCATGACACCCTTATCGGGCAGGCCGAACTTGACGACAATCAGCGGGTTCTGGAAATTGGCTGCGGGACGGGCAATGTCGTTTTACAAGCCAAGCGTGGGCATCCCGGCATCGAGTTGGTCGGTTGCGACCCGGACCCGCGGGCGCTGACCCGGGCGCGACGAAAGGCGCAGGAGCTCAGCGGCATTCGCTTCGATCAGGGCTACGCGCAGCAGCTGCCTTACCCGGACGGCGAATTCGACCGGGTGCTGTCGTCGATGATGTTGCATCATCTGCCCGACGACGTGAAAGCCGACGCGGCGGCCGAAGTCTTTCGTGTGCTCCGACCGGGCGGCAGGTTCCACGTGGTCGATATCGGCGGCGATATGACCGCCCGCTACGGCCTCGGGGCGCGGCGGATGTTGCGCAGCAGCCACATCGCCGGGAACCTCGGCGACGCGATTCCGCGCCTGCTATCCGCGGCCGGATTCGACTGCCGCGAGGTCGCCAGCCATCGTCATCGCTTCGTCGGACGACTCACCTACTACCGCGCCACCCGCCCCTCGCGCTGA
- a CDS encoding zinc-dependent alcohol dehydrogenase, producing the protein MKALVFGVPPVEGYDDALARSPVALQDIPEPGLLHDDWVITRPRLTGICGSDSKQILLDFGEGDTDNAMAAFCSFPQVMGHEVVADVVTLGPKARGLEVGQRVVLNPWLSCGPRGIDPPCPSCQSGDYSLCWSFCDGDIKPGIHSGVSADATGGYAELMPAHDSMLFAVPESVPDELAVFADPVSVSLHAITRHPPPASGRVLVYGAGSLGLCAVAILQALYPDAAVAVVARFDAQAELARRFGAELVLAHEPRLAVIEQLVGWGGGRLRQPLQGLPMAHPGAVDVVYDTVGKPETFEVGVRVLRARGTLVKAGVHAPGRWEWSPLYFKEISWVGSNAFGVEEVHGVRKHAIAHYLDMAVDGRIDLRPMLTHTFPLEQWREAFLAIANQGESGAVKVAFDQREGRVAR; encoded by the coding sequence ATGAAGGCGCTGGTCTTCGGCGTACCGCCGGTCGAAGGGTATGACGATGCTCTGGCCCGCAGTCCCGTTGCGCTGCAAGATATCCCGGAACCTGGCTTGCTGCACGACGATTGGGTGATCACGCGGCCCCGGCTGACCGGTATCTGCGGGTCGGACTCCAAACAGATTCTGCTGGATTTCGGCGAGGGCGACACCGACAATGCGATGGCCGCGTTCTGCTCGTTCCCGCAAGTGATGGGGCACGAGGTGGTTGCCGACGTCGTGACGCTGGGCCCGAAGGCCCGCGGACTGGAGGTGGGGCAGCGCGTCGTGCTCAACCCGTGGTTGTCGTGCGGGCCGCGCGGCATCGACCCGCCATGCCCATCCTGCCAGTCCGGCGACTACAGCCTGTGCTGGAGCTTTTGCGACGGCGACATCAAGCCCGGCATTCACAGCGGGGTGTCGGCCGACGCGACGGGCGGCTACGCCGAGTTGATGCCCGCCCACGACAGCATGTTGTTCGCGGTCCCCGAGTCGGTGCCCGACGAGCTGGCCGTGTTCGCCGACCCGGTTTCCGTTTCGCTGCATGCGATTACGCGTCACCCGCCGCCCGCATCCGGCCGGGTTCTGGTTTACGGCGCGGGGTCGTTGGGGCTGTGCGCGGTCGCCATCCTTCAGGCGTTGTACCCGGATGCGGCGGTGGCGGTGGTGGCACGCTTCGACGCCCAGGCGGAGCTGGCCCGCCGGTTCGGCGCCGAGCTTGTGCTGGCGCACGAGCCGCGGCTGGCGGTGATCGAGCAGCTTGTCGGCTGGGGCGGTGGCCGGCTACGCCAGCCGCTGCAAGGACTGCCGATGGCCCACCCGGGTGCGGTCGACGTCGTCTACGACACCGTCGGCAAGCCGGAAACGTTCGAAGTCGGGGTGCGGGTCCTGCGGGCGCGCGGGACCTTGGTGAAGGCCGGGGTCCATGCGCCCGGCCGGTGGGAGTGGAGTCCGCTGTATTTCAAGGAGATCAGCTGGGTGGGCTCCAATGCGTTTGGGGTGGAGGAGGTGCATGGTGTCCGCAAGCACGCAATCGCACACTACCTCGACATGGCCGTCGACGGCCGGATTGACTTGCGGCCCATGCTGACTCACACCTTTCCGCTGGAGCAGTGGCGCGAGGCGTTCCTCGCGATTGCCAACCAGGGCGAGAGTGGGGCGGTCAAGGTGGCATTCGATCAGCGCGAGGGGCGGGTGGCGCGGTAG
- a CDS encoding SDR family NAD(P)-dependent oxidoreductase translates to MAYSTAGKRVLITGASSGVGAALARRLAAGGAVVGLIARRRERLDAVLTDCRRSTPASQMWVADLADTAAIDEVARRAWDGLGGIDILVNNAAIPKRRAVTELDPASVEAVMRVNFFAPMRLCLAVLPRMLQRGDGVIVNVSSMGGRLGIAHEAAYCASKFALCGWTESMAVDLHDTGVSVKLIEPGPVDTEIWDQPDNDDPLYDGPKVPADHVADGIIAALGSDGFEHYLPDIKAVVDLKNSDLDAYIAGAAAMARQ, encoded by the coding sequence ATGGCGTACTCGACGGCGGGCAAGCGGGTCCTGATCACTGGGGCGTCGTCGGGGGTGGGCGCCGCGCTGGCCCGGCGGCTCGCCGCCGGCGGGGCAGTGGTCGGGCTGATCGCGCGCCGGCGCGAGCGGCTTGACGCGGTGCTGACCGACTGCCGCCGCAGCACGCCCGCGTCGCAGATGTGGGTCGCCGACCTCGCCGACACCGCGGCCATCGACGAGGTGGCGCGACGGGCCTGGGACGGTCTCGGTGGCATCGACATCCTGGTCAACAACGCCGCGATACCCAAGCGCCGCGCGGTCACCGAGCTGGACCCGGCTTCCGTGGAGGCCGTGATGCGGGTCAACTTCTTTGCGCCGATGCGCTTGTGCCTGGCCGTGCTGCCGCGGATGCTGCAACGCGGCGACGGCGTGATCGTCAACGTGTCCAGCATGGGCGGCCGGTTGGGCATCGCTCACGAAGCCGCTTACTGCGCAAGCAAATTCGCGTTGTGCGGCTGGACCGAGTCGATGGCCGTCGACCTGCACGACACCGGCGTCTCGGTGAAGCTGATCGAGCCGGGACCGGTCGACACCGAGATCTGGGACCAGCCGGACAACGACGATCCGCTCTACGACGGGCCCAAGGTGCCCGCCGACCACGTGGCCGACGGCATCATCGCCGCGTTGGGCAGCGACGGGTTCGAGCACTACCTGCCCGACATCAAGGCAGTGGTGGACCTCAAGAACTCCGACCTCGACGCCTACATCGCCGGCGCGGCAGCGATGGCCCGACAATGA
- a CDS encoding class I SAM-dependent methyltransferase: MPRTDNDTWDLASSVGATATMVAAARAVATRSERPLINDPFAEPLVRAVGVDLFTRLATGELNPADLQDDDQPGVDRMTDNMAVRTKFFDEFFLDATKSGIRQAVILASGLDARAYRLPWPAGTIVYEVDQPDVIEFKSRTLAELGAQPTAIRRAVAIDLRDDWPAALQAAGFDPSRPTAWSAEGLLGYLPPDAQDRLLDTITALSAPGSRIATESAPTPAPGDQERMKERMQKASERWREHGFDLDMTDLVYFGDRNEAASYLSDHGWQMTGSTLRDLFATNGFPPIDDDLPFADMRYVSGILTS; encoded by the coding sequence ATGCCACGTACGGACAACGACACCTGGGATCTCGCATCGAGCGTGGGGGCGACCGCCACGATGGTCGCGGCGGCTCGGGCCGTCGCGACGCGCAGCGAGCGCCCGTTGATCAACGATCCGTTCGCCGAACCTCTGGTGCGCGCCGTCGGCGTCGACCTGTTCACCCGGCTGGCCACCGGCGAGCTGAACCCCGCTGACTTACAGGACGACGACCAGCCGGGCGTGGACCGCATGACCGACAACATGGCGGTACGGACCAAGTTCTTCGACGAGTTCTTCCTCGACGCCACGAAGTCGGGGATCAGACAGGCAGTCATTCTGGCGTCCGGGCTGGACGCCCGCGCCTACCGGCTGCCCTGGCCGGCCGGCACCATCGTCTACGAGGTCGACCAGCCGGACGTCATCGAATTCAAGTCCCGCACCCTCGCCGAGTTGGGCGCACAACCAACCGCCATACGCCGGGCGGTGGCCATCGATTTGCGCGACGACTGGCCAGCGGCACTGCAGGCGGCCGGGTTCGATCCGAGCCGGCCGACGGCCTGGAGCGCCGAGGGCCTCCTGGGCTACCTGCCCCCCGACGCGCAGGACCGCCTGCTGGACACCATCACCGCACTCAGCGCACCAGGCAGCCGAATCGCCACCGAAAGCGCACCTACTCCGGCTCCCGGGGACCAGGAGCGGATGAAGGAGCGGATGCAAAAGGCGTCCGAACGCTGGCGCGAGCACGGCTTCGACCTCGACATGACCGACCTGGTTTACTTTGGTGACCGCAACGAGGCGGCCTCCTACCTGTCCGACCACGGGTGGCAGATGACCGGCAGCACCCTGCGGGATCTCTTCGCCACCAACGGTTTTCCGCCGATCGACGACGATCTGCCCTTCGCTGACATGCGCTACGTCAGCGGCATCCTGACCTCCTAG
- a CDS encoding class I SAM-dependent methyltransferase, translating into MPRTHDDTWDLASSVGATATMVALSRALASQGPDALLDDPFADPLVRAVGVPQFVRLLDGEVSLDDDDPVLNRKTRTQQITVRTRFFDDFFTSAADAGVRQAVILASGLDTRAYRLQWPAGTVVYEIDQPQVIDFKTTTLADFGATPAAERRAIGIDLRDDWPAALREGGFDTGRPTAWIAEGLLPYLPPEAQDRLFDNITALNAPGSRLATEHVPDPAAFTDERANKISERWRRLGLDLNASDLFYQGERSVVIDYLTRHGWQVTEYPVRELYRRNGFEFPEDEIMATFGEMSYVSAILG; encoded by the coding sequence ATGCCACGTACTCACGACGACACCTGGGATCTGGCTTCCAGCGTGGGGGCCACCGCCACCATGGTTGCGCTCTCGCGCGCGCTGGCCTCACAGGGACCCGACGCGCTGCTCGACGATCCGTTCGCCGACCCGCTGGTCCGCGCGGTCGGGGTGCCTCAGTTCGTGCGCCTGCTCGACGGTGAAGTCAGCCTCGACGACGACGACCCGGTGCTGAACCGCAAGACCCGCACGCAGCAAATCACGGTCCGCACCAGGTTTTTCGACGACTTCTTCACCAGCGCCGCCGACGCCGGCGTGCGGCAGGCGGTGATCCTGGCGTCCGGTCTGGACACCCGGGCCTACCGGCTGCAGTGGCCCGCAGGGACGGTGGTTTACGAGATCGATCAGCCGCAGGTCATCGACTTCAAGACCACCACGCTCGCCGACTTCGGCGCCACCCCGGCTGCGGAGCGCCGCGCGATCGGCATCGACCTGCGTGACGACTGGCCCGCCGCCCTGCGAGAGGGTGGGTTCGACACCGGCCGGCCGACCGCGTGGATTGCCGAGGGGTTGTTGCCGTATCTGCCGCCGGAGGCCCAGGATCGACTGTTCGACAACATCACTGCGCTCAACGCCCCGGGTAGCCGGCTGGCCACCGAACACGTTCCCGACCCGGCCGCCTTCACCGACGAACGTGCAAACAAGATCAGCGAGCGGTGGCGCCGACTCGGATTGGACCTCAACGCGAGCGACCTGTTCTACCAAGGCGAGCGCAGTGTCGTCATCGATTATCTGACCCGCCACGGCTGGCAGGTGACTGAATACCCGGTCCGGGAGTTGTATCGGCGCAACGGCTTTGAGTTTCCCGAGGACGAGATCATGGCCACCTTCGGGGAAATGAGCTACGTCTCGGCGATCCTCGGATAG
- a CDS encoding class I SAM-dependent methyltransferase, translated as MSRTHDDTWDLASSVGATATMVAAARALATKDSRGLIDDPFADPLVRAVGVDFFVKMIDDELDLSAIPNASPARVQAMIDGMAVRTKFFDDYFCDAMDAGIRQAVILASGLDSRAYRLRWPARTVVYEIDQPQVVDFKTTTLAAIGAEPTAERRTIRIDLRADWLTALREAGFDATAPTAWLAEGLLIYLPPEAQDRLFDDITALSVAGSTIATEYVPGIRDFDADRVREMSAPLREQGIDIDMASLVYAGERNHVVEYLRGNGWDVSGVSREQLFVRNGIEVPAFEDDDPLGEIIFVSGTFGG; from the coding sequence ATGTCACGCACACACGACGACACCTGGGATCTGGCGTCCAGTGTCGGGGCAACCGCAACCATGGTCGCGGCGGCGCGGGCGTTGGCGACCAAGGATTCCCGCGGCCTGATCGACGATCCGTTCGCCGACCCGTTGGTCCGCGCGGTGGGGGTGGACTTCTTCGTCAAGATGATCGACGACGAACTCGATCTCTCGGCCATCCCGAATGCGTCACCGGCCCGGGTGCAGGCGATGATCGACGGAATGGCGGTGCGCACCAAGTTTTTCGACGACTACTTCTGCGACGCCATGGACGCAGGCATCCGCCAGGCCGTGATCCTCGCGTCCGGCCTGGACTCGCGTGCCTACCGGTTGCGCTGGCCGGCCCGGACCGTGGTCTACGAAATCGACCAGCCACAGGTCGTCGACTTCAAGACCACCACATTGGCCGCTATCGGCGCCGAGCCCACCGCGGAGCGGCGCACGATCCGTATCGACTTGCGCGCGGATTGGCTGACCGCCTTGCGCGAGGCGGGATTTGACGCCACCGCCCCGACAGCGTGGCTGGCCGAAGGCCTGCTGATCTACTTACCGCCCGAAGCCCAGGACCGGCTGTTCGACGACATCACCGCACTCAGTGTGGCGGGCAGCACGATCGCGACCGAATATGTGCCGGGAATCAGGGATTTCGACGCCGACCGGGTCCGGGAGATGTCTGCGCCGCTGCGTGAGCAAGGCATCGACATCGATATGGCGTCGTTGGTGTACGCCGGCGAGCGCAACCATGTCGTCGAGTACTTGCGCGGCAACGGCTGGGATGTCAGCGGCGTCTCGCGCGAGCAGTTGTTCGTGCGCAACGGAATCGAAGTCCCGGCGTTCGAGGACGACGACCCGCTGGGCGAGATCATCTTCGTCAGCGGCACATTCGGCGGTTAA